ATAGATCTATCAAAAACTTGTCTaattttgtatttgtatatTTAATTATCGAAAGGTAGTCCAGAATGGTGCTTTCTTGAGTTCTTCTAATGATATATCCTTAAACTCCAGTTGTCCATTTGGCATTTCAGCCAGATATGATACTTTATCCATCTTAACTACGTTTTCCATATAATTTAATAACTTGTCGTAACAGACACCCACTTGCGAAACTGCATGAGCATCATCGCTCATAACATATTTGAGGTCTGGAGTAACCTTTTTCGCCAGTCCTACAATATCACGGTGGGGATAAGGATCTATTAAGCCTTTGCGTAGTCCCGAACTATTGAGTTCAAGTGCAGCTCCATAGGAGCATGCATATTGGAGATTTCCTATAATTAAATCTTTAACCTCAGGCCATAATGTCATGATGGAATCAATTGAGCTGATTGTAACAACATTCTCTACTTTTGATGATACTACCTCATCTTTTTCACTAATAATCTTCCCAGAAGTCTTATCGACTAACAAATCACCAGGCATATACAGCCGAATTAGATCGAAATGGCCTACAATCAATGGTTTCACGCTTTCTAGCATTTTTCTCTGCAATGTAAAGTAATCTACCAAAAGTTGTTTAATGTTGTTACCAGTCTTCGCTATGGCCTGATTCCACATTGTCTGGTCAAAGTCAATTGGAATATCATGGACATGGTGCACAGATCCCACCATGAATTGCAATATTCCGCTCTTTCTCGATAGTAAAGCTTTGGCATGCTCCAAGTGGGCAGCATTGCAACCTTCAATTTCCATTCCAATCAAGATGTTCAAGGACTCTCTTTCCTTGATTCTCTGGGCATGATCTAGAAATGACTCGAATTGGGTCACCAGCCGAGCTAGGTCTTTTTCTGGCTCATCTGCAGTCCTCACTTCCTCAGGGTACAGCAATGAAGGCTGTAAACGGGGCATATGTTCAGTCAAACACCATGTGTGGAATTGACGTCTTTTGACCTCCGTTATAATATCTTCCAACGGATCAACTCCATGTGCGACATAGTCACCGGAATGACTATGATGAGAGTGCATTGCGGATTTAAGTAACTTGCTCGAGTGGTTGCTGGTTCTCTTTTTAATGGTGccagaatttttcaaaaccttGATTATCAACTATTTATTCTGTGACTGGCTTTTAATTACCACTTCTCTTTACCGCTGTTCTCTTATTTCCACCATCTCTCATGTATATCTCAATTGCGGGTTTTGGATTTGGCTGCTTTATCGTATTTTAAGGTGATCTTAAAATTGTTAATGAGTCAAATTATATAAAAGCTACAAAATAATCAGGCGATGAGACTCGGACTACCATcaaagtgaaaaataaattctCCAGTGACTTCTTATACCCTCAATCCAACCGCATAGAAACCTGAAAACGTAATCGATTATCGTGTAGTTGAGATCAGAAATGTCAAAAGTTGTTGTAGTAGGGGCCGGTATTAGCGGTTTGAGCAGCGCATACTCGCTATTGCAATTGTATGGTGATAAGATTAAAGACCTAACCATCCTTGCACGTGATATACCTGGTACTTTCACTTCTCATGACTATACATCTCCCTGGGCTGGTGCCAATTGGCACTCATTTGCAGATTCAGATGACTTAGAACAAATTAAAAGAGACAGAATCACATATGAGAGATTGACCGAATTGGCCAGAACAAAGCCTGAAACTGGCGTGAAAGAGTACAAATTAAAGCTCATTAAAAAAAGGGCCGCACCGGAGCCATGGTATATACAAGAGAGGTTTGTTCGTGATTTCAAATACctttctgatgaagaacttgtgTACAGAAATTTGGACCCTTCCGAATACGTTGGATATGAATTCACTACATTCACCATTACCCCATCTACGTATAAGTTTTGGATGGTTAGTGAGATCAAGAGATTGGGTGGTAAAATCAGACAGCTAGCTAAAATTGACGGTATTGAAAGCGTTCCCGATATTGTAGGATTTTTGCCTGATTTGATTATCAATGCTACTGGTGTTTACGCGGGTCAGTTTTTAAGCACATTTGAACCTTCAGAAGTAGAGAAAGTCTTCCCAGTGAAGGGACAAATTGTTCAAATTTATGAAGACTTACCCTTTCAACTTGTTATTGACGATTTGCCAAAGGATGATAATCCATTAAGTTATCAATTCTTGAACATTTTCCCTCGTGGCGATGGTGGATGTATCATCGGTGgtatgatgaagaaaaacgATTGGACAAACACTGTTGATGAGAAGTTATCAGAGAGATTTGTAGAAATTTGCAAGCGCCATACTCCAGAATTGAAGAGCACGACTGTCTACAATTCTTACGCTGCTTTGAGACCTGGTAGAAAGGGTGGTGTTAGAGTGGGTTACTCGGAATACAAATTGCCAAACAGTAATGCTAAATTACACGTCGTTCACAATTATGGTATTGGCGGCGCTGGTTACCAAGCATCACATGGTCTATCATTAGAAGTTTCTGCCCTTGCTTCAAAGGTGCTAGGACAACCTAAATGCAGATATGGGTCCTCTAAGTTATAGGTCaggaaacaagaaagacaaTTATATGGTATTAAGTAGAGTGATGAAATAAAGACATGTataaaaaatgaacatGCTATGAAGCTTTAAACAAGTGTTAGTATCTCTTTTGATGAATCCTCATTAACGAGCGCTTCTAAGTCCGAAAAAGAGAAGCACCGGCATCATATACTATAGCGCCTAATGTGTAGGCATCTAGATAGGGATGTAAATTtgcaaaaaataaatggaCGAGTCCGGAGTCGAACCGAAGACCTCTCCCATGCTAAGGGAGCGCGCTACCAACTACGCCACACGCCCGTATTTGTTGGAGTTTTATCAACTTGGGAATGCTATATTCCACCTAATAGTGCATACCCATGCTAAAAACGATTCAGAGAGCATCGCACGGATCGATGATAGATAAGTTAAGAAAGAAACCACAAGCTGAGTATCACTCAAAAGCTACTACGCGATATATAGGGAATATAGAGAGACACCAAGTCTCGTCGAACTATTGAAATAAAAGTGGGACGAGTCGTTTGATGTGTTCTCACGATCTGGAGGATGAAATGAAACCCACTGTGTATCAAAGGCGTGGGAACACCATTCTCcagctttttcttctccataACCAGAACTCGATGATCTATGGAAGCGAAAAGACCATGAGGCAGAAACAGGAGTGTTTGAATTTGCATTCGATATATTAGTATCTTCATGATGATTAGGCTTGCATATCTTTCGAACAGAAGCCACTACCCATTACTCATTAATCATAACCAACATAAACTTATGTTGACCGTCAAGTGTAAGGGTGAAGGGTCGCTAGACCCACAGCTTTGTGCATGATATTTAGCCAATCTTAAAGATTCGATGCTGTCTTCTACACGTATGAAGTTTAGAAAGCTTTTGCCAAAATGATGAATGGCAGTTAGAAATTATAAATTTTTTAGCTTGTTTCCTTATatactaaaaaaaaaaaaaaaaaaaaaaagagagctgatgtttttattttttctgtcATATGATTGcaatattgaaagaagatgttTTTAGGGCTAACCATAGTATACTGAGTAAATAAATGTTTATAGCTGAATAAAAAAGGTCCTTTATTTTAAATTATTATGCCCTTATAGACGAGCTCCCACCAGCTACAACCATTGTCATAACTAGAGTACTTTAATTCAAGATGGATTTGCCGCCAATAGTGGATAACATCTTTAAATGTGCACCTCAAGTAGCGGGTACAGTGTATCATTATTCAGTGAAGTTTTGTTGGTCAATTGCTTGCAAAATCGCGGGTAACATATGGAGGATATTTGTTGAACCCCTATCTAGGTTTATTAAtggtgttttctttgttccAGTACGAATAATACTGCGGAACTTATTCGAATTTGCACTATTACCAGTGAATATGCCGCtctatattttatttggAACGAATCTGtcaaatcttcttctgacATTTGATACAAATGCGGGGCTCTTCGCTCTAGTGATGTTCTCACAGTATGTCATTAGcacttttatttttggcGTGTCGTTAGGAGTAATTTCAGGTGTACTGCTATCAGCTTTCCATAAATCAATGCCGATCCctaattattattatgagCCATCGATCAGGCGATCATTTGGGTACATTAAGGATGTGATTTGGAAGGTAGTATTCAAGCTCATTGGAATAGAACTCGAGTCGCCAGAGATATCTCCTGAACCCAACTCTTTCAATGTACCGGTATATGAACATCCAATTGTACAAACTCAACAAAAATTGACAGATCCAGAACAAGTTGTGTCGGTAAAAGAATCATCCACATTCAAAGATGCGCAGGAATATCCATATACAGAATCGAGCTCGAGCTCGAGCTCAAATGCCAACTCGGATTTAAATATACATGCAACCTCAATATCGGATCTGGGTGCAAGCTCACAAGGCATAGACCTTGGAAATATGACTCCTATGAGTATGCCAGATACTAATGGCGAAGAAGATTATGACATAGATGAGACATCTGAAATAACAAGACTTTGGGACAGTGACAATTCGTATGCTGCAGATACAGCACGCACTGAAGGTGTAGATGACATCAGCCAATTGGTGTACAGGAACAGAATTAAAAAGGCAATTGATAATATTGATTTACGGAATTTATAGATTATTGGCTCTGGTATCCCTATACTCTATTAGCTATTGAATtattgcaaaaaaaaaaacaacaacaacaaataataG
The Kluyveromyces marxianus DMKU3-1042 DNA, complete genome, chromosome 1 DNA segment above includes these coding regions:
- the HIS2 gene encoding histidinol-phosphatase; this translates as MHSHHSHSGDYVAHGVDPLEDIITEVKRRQFHTWCLTEHMPRLQPSLLYPEEVRTADEPEKDLARLVTQFESFLDHAQRIKERESLNILIGMEIEGCNAAHLEHAKALLSRKSGILQFMVGSVHHVHDIPIDFDQTMWNQAIAKTGNNIKQLLVDYFTLQRKMLESVKPLIVGHFDLIRLYMPGDLLVDKTSGKIISEKDEVVSSKVENVVTISSIDSIMTLWPEVKDLIIGNLQYACSYGAALELNSSGLRKGLIDPYPHRDIVGLAKKVTPDLKYVMSDDAHAVSQVGVCYDKLLNYMENVVKMDKVSYLAEMPNGQLEFKDISLEELKKAPFWTTFR
- the DAO1 gene encoding FAD-dependent oxidoreductase, with translation MSKVVVVGAGISGLSSAYSLLQLYGDKIKDLTILARDIPGTFTSHDYTSPWAGANWHSFADSDDLEQIKRDRITYERLTELARTKPETGVKEYKLKLIKKRAAPEPWYIQERFVRDFKYLSDEELVYRNLDPSEYVGYEFTTFTITPSTYKFWMVSEIKRLGGKIRQLAKIDGIESVPDIVGFLPDLIINATGVYAGQFLSTFEPSEVEKVFPVKGQIVQIYEDLPFQLVIDDLPKDDNPLSYQFLNIFPRGDGGCIIGGMMKKNDWTNTVDEKLSERFVEICKRHTPELKSTTVYNSYAALRPGRKGGVRVGYSEYKLPNSNAKLHVVHNYGIGGAGYQASHGLSLEVSALASKVLGQPKCRYGSSKL
- the LDB16 gene encoding Ldb16p, with the protein product MDLPPIVDNIFKCAPQVAGTVYHYSVKFCWSIACKIAGNIWRIFVEPLSRFINGVFFVPVRIILRNLFEFALLPVNMPLYILFGTNLSNLLLTFDTNAGLFALVMFSQYVISTFIFGVSLGVISGVLLSAFHKSMPIPNYYYEPSIRRSFGYIKDVIWKVVFKLIGIELESPEISPEPNSFNVPVYEHPIVQTQQKLTDPEQVVSVKESSTFKDAQEYPYTESSSSSSSNANSDLNIHATSISDLGASSQGIDLGNMTPMSMPDTNGEEDYDIDETSEITRLWDSDNSYAADTARTEGVDDISQLVYRNRIKKAIDNIDLRNL